The nucleotide sequence GGTTGGTAATGCCAGTATGGCAAGAAGTCTTGCTTATGTATTCATTGTTTCGGTGTTACTCTTTTTCTGCTATGCTTTAGGCTACGCTTTAATAAATAAAGTTTTTAAACTACATTATTTTCAACATTTAGGCTGGTTAAGAGTTATTGTATTGGTTTCTGTTTTTACCATACCGGTTATTCTCACTTTCTATGTGTTTACGGGTATTGTGCCTATTTCCATTTCAATTACCTATGTTTTAGTTACCGCACTAAGTGTTTTATTTTTCCAGAAAAAGTGGAATGATACGAAACTTGATCTTGATGTCAGAAAGATGATATTAAAAGGAGATCTCCATATCTTTAATCTCTTTATCTTCCTCTATTTTTCGCTATTAGCTCTACACATTGGTTATTTAAGAGCTGGCTTACGTACTACCTATGATTATATAGAAATAGAGAACCAAAAATATTATATTCTCTCAACCAATAGTGATAATGGTTATATTATGGGGGAGAAACAAAAAGATAATGATAATTTTATTTTCTTTAATCGAAATGATCAAAGTTATTATCGTATCTATATTGAAAATTTTTCGAAATAAATAACCGCTTGTAAGGGGAAACTATGGCATTACACCGCTGCCCGGAGTGCAGAAAACGTATCAGCGACAGCGTAGAAAGCTGTCCGCATTGTGGTTTTTCTTTCAAAGAGGCGGATTTAGAAATCTATCGCCAAAAATTAGAGCAGCGCCGATTACACAACCAAGAAGTGAACCGCAAAAGTATAAAATTACAACTGATATGGTTGGGAATATTTGCAGCTGTAATTGGAATAGCAACAATAGTAGCTAATTAAAAAAGAAAATGGGTGAAATTAAATAATTATTCACCCAAGTATTCCTTTAAATAACTAAACTAAGCTTTACTGAATAATTTTGCATCGAGAGAATATTTTCCTGCACCAATAAAAATAAAGGTTAAGAATAAAACTGAGTAAAGCCCTGCTAATTCTCCGCCATTTAATAATGGTAATAAAACATTTCCTTGAGCTCCGTGAACAATGAAAAATGCGTACGCCATCATACCTGAAAGCAAAAATGCAGTCTGGCGTGTAAATAAACCTAAAATAAAGAAGATACCGCCTACAATTTCTAAAATACCTGCCGCACCGTAAATTGAGAAGAATGGTACACCGCCGTTACCGTTGGTCATCGACATTGGGAATTCAAAGAATTTTGCCGTGCCGTGAAGTAAGAACATATAACCTGCTACGATACGGGTAATTAAAAGAGCAAGCGGTTGTAAGTTGTTTAAAGTTGAGTTCATAAGCTTTCCTTAAAAAATAAAAGTAACTAAACAGTTGAGGGCGTATTTTAAAGGAAAACATTTATTTGATAATCCATCAATTTTAAAATATATTATTTCAAATAAAGAAATAATATTAAGCCCTTGCTAACACCCAAACTTGAATTTCTTCAACATTCCATTTCAATAACTCGGTACAAATTGCATTCAGCGTTGAACCTGTTGTAAGTACATCATCAACAATCGCTACTCGCTTATACTCTCTGATAGGTTGATAGCTAAAAGCTCTTTTTAAATTTTTACGGCGTTGTGCTGCACTAAGATCTCGTTGCGAGATGGTCTTCCGCTGCCTTATTAAACTTTGATTATCCAACGGAATATTTAGCCATTTAGCTAACCAACGGCTTAACAATTCGCTTTGATTAAAACCTCTCTGCCAATATCGCTGCCAAAATAACGGCACAGGCATAATCACTTCCGGCAATCTCAAACCTTGCTCCCGTTGAGCTTGTTTTATAGCTAAAAGCAATTGTCGAGCAAGGGCTTGATCGAGCCAATATTGTTGCTGAAATTTAAAGCGATGTATCCAATGAGAAAGCGGCTGTTTATACTCTCCCACTCGCACTAATTTTTGCCACTTAGGTTCATTTTTTAAACAATAACCGCAATAATCACGGTACGCTAAAGAACTCATTCCACAATGAGTGCAGTAAGGTGGCTTTTTCATTTGCTTTTGGCAAATGCTGCAAAATCCGTGAATACCAACTGCCAATGATTTATCACAGTGAAAACAACGAAAGCCAAATACATTCATCTTTCCTCCTTTTCTTTGCAGATTATCAAACTTAAGTCGCTTTTTTCGGACTATTTTTGTGATCTTTCTCGAAAAAAGAGTAAAATCTTACTATTGGCAACATAAAGGAAAAGCAGATGAACACACCTCAAAAACCAATTAAAATTGTTTTTTT is from Mannheimia varigena and encodes:
- a CDS encoding phosphoribosyltransferase family protein, which translates into the protein MNVFGFRCFHCDKSLAVGIHGFCSICQKQMKKPPYCTHCGMSSLAYRDYCGYCLKNEPKWQKLVRVGEYKQPLSHWIHRFKFQQQYWLDQALARQLLLAIKQAQREQGLRLPEVIMPVPLFWQRYWQRGFNQSELLSRWLAKWLNIPLDNQSLIRQRKTISQRDLSAAQRRKNLKRAFSYQPIREYKRVAIVDDVLTTGSTLNAICTELLKWNVEEIQVWVLARA
- a CDS encoding zinc ribbon domain-containing protein, translating into MALHRCPECRKRISDSVESCPHCGFSFKEADLEIYRQKLEQRRLHNQEVNRKSIKLQLIWLGIFAAVIGIATIVAN
- a CDS encoding DoxX family protein codes for the protein MNSTLNNLQPLALLITRIVAGYMFLLHGTAKFFEFPMSMTNGNGGVPFFSIYGAAGILEIVGGIFFILGLFTRQTAFLLSGMMAYAFFIVHGAQGNVLLPLLNGGELAGLYSVLFLTFIFIGAGKYSLDAKLFSKA